The following coding sequences lie in one Oryctolagus cuniculus chromosome 7, mOryCun1.1, whole genome shotgun sequence genomic window:
- the RSRP1 gene encoding arginine/serine-rich protein 1, with protein MSGYVSALWPGSPQDKGSPASSGRSSRSSSGSSRPASRRSSRSSSPGRSRSRSRSRSRRRHQRKYRRYSRSYSRSRSWSRSRRRGDRRRASPRRRPGSPRRGRSRSRSRSRRSPRGRRHYGFGRTVYPEQRGRRRARSRTRSRSRTPFRLSEKDRMELLEIAKANAAKALGTTNFELPASLRAVLVARETSRGAAVSDDGAKAEVSEELTEGGTKKLSEKSAQQRNIAFSSNNSVAKPVHKLAKAAAEEVSSGSPKIDKKKSPYGLWIPV; from the exons ATGTCCGGCTACGTGAGCGCGCTGTGGCCCGGCTCGCCGCAGGACAAGGGCTCGCCGGCCAGCTCGGGCCGCTCCAGCCGCTCGTCCTCCGGCAGCTCTCGCCCGGCCTCCCGCCGCTCGAGCCGGTCGTCGTCGCCGGGCCGGAGCCGCTCCCGCTCCCGGTCCCGCTCCCGGAGGCGCCACCAGCGGAAGTACCGGCGCTACTCGCGCTCCTACTCGCGCAGCCGCTCGTGGTCGCGCAGCCGCCGGCGCGGGGACAGGCGCCGGGCATCGCCCCGCAGGCGCCCCGGGTCTCCGCGGCGGGGCCGCTCCCGCAGCCGCTCGCGCTCCCGGAGGTCGCCGCGCGGGCGCCGCCACTACGGCTTCGGGCGCACGGTGTACCCGGAGCAGCGCGGCCGGCGCCGGGCCCGGTCCCGCACGAGGTCCCGCAGCAGGACCCCCTTCCGGCTGAGCGAGAAAG aTCGAATGGAGCTGTTAGAAATAGCAAAAGCCAATGCAGCGAAAGCTTTAGGAACGACCAACTTTGAGCTGCCGGCTAGTCTCAGAGCGGTTTTAGTAGCCAGAGAAACAAGCCGTGGGGCGGCCGTGTCAGATGATGGCGCGAAGGCTGAG GTATCGGAAGAGCTGACAGAAGGTGGAACTAAGAAACTCAGTGAAAAGTCTGCTCAGCAGAGAAACATAGCTTTTAGCTCTAAC AATTCTGTAGCAAAGCCGGTTCACAAGTTGGCTAAAGCTGCTGCTGAAGAAGTATCTTCAGGGTCACCGAAGATAGATAAGAAGAAAAGCCCGTATGGACTGTGGATACCCGTCTAG